A window of the Narcine bancroftii isolate sNarBan1 chromosome 4, sNarBan1.hap1, whole genome shotgun sequence genome harbors these coding sequences:
- the six2a gene encoding homeobox protein SIX2a isoform X2 has product MSMLPTFGFTQEQVACVCEVLQQGGNIERLGRFLWSLPACEHLHKNESVLKAKAVVAFHRGNFRELYKILESHQFSPHNHPKLQQLWLKAHYIEAEKLRGRPLGAVGKYRVRRKFPLPRSIWDGEETSYCFKEKSRSVLREWYAHNPYPSPREKRELAEATGLTTTQVSNWFKNRRQRDRAAEAKERENSENSNSNVTAGGHNQMNPSMNGNKNMLASSDEEKTPSQTPDHSSSSPALLLGSLGQSSNSSMQPLHSLAAPPGPSAVAVPNSDVIHHHALQDSMLNPMSSNLVDLGS; this is encoded by the exons ATGTCGATGCTTCCAACTTTTGGTTTTACTCAAGAGCAAGTGGCGTGTGTGTGCGAAGTCCTCCAGCAAGGGGGTAACATTGAGCGGCTCGGCCGTTTCCTCTGGTCATTGCCAGCCTGCGAGCATCTGCATAAAAACGAGAGCGTTCTCAAAGCCAAGGCCGTGGTGGCTTTCCACCGGGGTAACTTCCGCGAACTCTACAAGATCCTGGAGAGTCATCAGTTTTCTCCGCACAACCACCCCAAGCTGCAGCAGCTGTGGTTAAAGGCTCACTACATCGAAGCCGAAAAGTTGCGGGGGCGGCCGCTGGGGGCCGTGGGCAAGTACCGCGTCCGGCGCAAGTTCCCACTGCCGCGCTCGATCTGGGACGGCGAGGAGACGAGCTATTGCTTCAAAGAGAAATCGCGCAGCGTCCTGCGGGAATGGTATGCTCACAACCCGTACCCTTCGCCTCgggaaaagagagaattggccgAAGCCACCGGCCTCACCACAACACAGGTCAGCAACTGGTTCAAGAACAGGAGGCAGAGGGACCGGGCCGCCGAAGCCAAGGAAAG AGAAAACAGTGAGAACTCGAATTCGAACGTCACAGCCGGCGGCCACAACCAAATGAACCCTTCAATGAATGGCAACAAAAATATGCTAGCAAGCTCGGACGAGGAAAAGACTCCATCCCAAACGCCAGATCACTCTTCGAGCAGTCCCGCGCTGCTGTTAGGATCTCTGGGCCAAAGCTCCAACTCCAGCATGCAGCCACTGCACTCTTTAGCCGCGCCCCCGGGTCCTAGTGCTGTTGCGGTGCCCAACTCCGATGTAATACACCATCATGCTTTACAGGACTCCATGCTCAATCCCATGTCATCCAATTTAGTTGATCTTGGCTCGTAA
- the six2a gene encoding homeobox protein SIX2a isoform X1, whose amino-acid sequence MSMLPTFGFTQEQVACVCEVLQQGGNIERLGRFLWSLPACEHLHKNESVLKAKAVVAFHRGNFRELYKILESHQFSPHNHPKLQQLWLKAHYIEAEKLRGRPLGAVGKYRVRRKFPLPRSIWDGEETSYCFKEKSRSVLREWYAHNPYPSPREKRELAEATGLTTTQVSNWFKNRRQRDRAAEAKERYEENSENSNSNVTAGGHNQMNPSMNGNKNMLASSDEEKTPSQTPDHSSSSPALLLGSLGQSSNSSMQPLHSLAAPPGPSAVAVPNSDVIHHHALQDSMLNPMSSNLVDLGS is encoded by the exons ATGTCGATGCTTCCAACTTTTGGTTTTACTCAAGAGCAAGTGGCGTGTGTGTGCGAAGTCCTCCAGCAAGGGGGTAACATTGAGCGGCTCGGCCGTTTCCTCTGGTCATTGCCAGCCTGCGAGCATCTGCATAAAAACGAGAGCGTTCTCAAAGCCAAGGCCGTGGTGGCTTTCCACCGGGGTAACTTCCGCGAACTCTACAAGATCCTGGAGAGTCATCAGTTTTCTCCGCACAACCACCCCAAGCTGCAGCAGCTGTGGTTAAAGGCTCACTACATCGAAGCCGAAAAGTTGCGGGGGCGGCCGCTGGGGGCCGTGGGCAAGTACCGCGTCCGGCGCAAGTTCCCACTGCCGCGCTCGATCTGGGACGGCGAGGAGACGAGCTATTGCTTCAAAGAGAAATCGCGCAGCGTCCTGCGGGAATGGTATGCTCACAACCCGTACCCTTCGCCTCgggaaaagagagaattggccgAAGCCACCGGCCTCACCACAACACAGGTCAGCAACTGGTTCAAGAACAGGAGGCAGAGGGACCGGGCCGCCGAAGCCAAGGAAAGGTACGA AGAAAACAGTGAGAACTCGAATTCGAACGTCACAGCCGGCGGCCACAACCAAATGAACCCTTCAATGAATGGCAACAAAAATATGCTAGCAAGCTCGGACGAGGAAAAGACTCCATCCCAAACGCCAGATCACTCTTCGAGCAGTCCCGCGCTGCTGTTAGGATCTCTGGGCCAAAGCTCCAACTCCAGCATGCAGCCACTGCACTCTTTAGCCGCGCCCCCGGGTCCTAGTGCTGTTGCGGTGCCCAACTCCGATGTAATACACCATCATGCTTTACAGGACTCCATGCTCAATCCCATGTCATCCAATTTAGTTGATCTTGGCTCGTAA